GAGTTCGCCGATGTCCGCGCCCGGCTCGGCGGCGATCCGGGTGCGGATGCCGGGCAGGGGCGTGCCGACCGTGCCGGGGCGCACCTCGGCGCCCGCGCGGCCGCTGAGGGTGATCAGGGTCTCGGTCATCCCGTACCGCTCCACGGGCCGGTGGCCGCTGAGCGCGTGGAGATCGCGGAAGACGGGGGCGGGCAGGGCCGCGCTGCCCGAGACCAGGAGGCGGGCTCCGGACAGGGCGGCGGCCGCCTGCGGCTCGGCGGCGATGCGGGACCACACGGTCGGCACCCCGAAGTAGAGGCTGCCGCCCGCAGCCGCGTAGGCCTCGGGGGTGGGGCGGCCGGTGTGGACCAGGCGGCTGCCGGTGCGCAGGGCGCCGAGTACGCCGAGGACCAGGCCGTGCACGTGGAACAGCGGCAGGCCGTGCACCAGGGTGTCGGCGGCCGTCCACTGCCAGGCGTCGGCCAGCGCGTCGAGGTCGGCGGTGAGGGCGGCGGAGCTGAGCACGACGCCCTTGGGCGGCCCGGTGGTGCCGGAGGTGTACAGGATGAGCGCCGGGTCGCCGGGCGCGGCCGGCTCCGTCGTCCCGTGGTCGCCGCGGCGGGCGAAATCGGCCTCGATCGGGGTCGCGCCGGAATCCCGCAGGATGTGCTCGCGCTCGGCGGGTCCGGCGTCGGGCGGCACCGGTACGCAGGGCACCCCGGCCAGCAGCGCGCCCACGACGGCGGCGACGGTCTCCAGGGAGGGCGTGGCGCTCACCGCGACCGCGCGGGCTCCCCCGATGTCGGCGGCCACCGCGCGGGCGGCGCCGAGGAGGTCCTCGTAGGAGGAGGTGCGGCCGGCGACGGTCACCGCGTCCGGGCGGTCTCCGTGGGCGCCGGTGAGGGCGGTCAGCATGGCGGCAACTTCCCTGCGCGAGGCGGCGGTGGGTCCGGGCGTCAGCCTACGGGTGCGCGGCGCCCGTCCCGTACACGCCCGCCTTGTGTCCGGCGGCAGTTGGGGATCCGGCGGACCGGAGCGCGGGCCGCGAGCGGGGTCGCGGCCCGCGCCGACGGCGCCCGGCGGGGAGCGTCGCCGGGCGGTCGGCGAAGCCGGTGGGGCGAACGGGCTCCGGGCCGTGGCGAGCCCTGCGCAACCCGTCCCGTCGCCCCCGGAACGCGGCCCGGGCGCCGTACGGCCGGGCCCGGCGCGGGGCCCCCGCCGCGTTGGCCTTGCGCGGCACCGGCGAGGACGCGCACGACCCGGTGGGCGGCGGTCCGCAGGTCGTCGGCGCTCGTCTCGCCGCTATCCGGCAGGGAGACGGGCGTCTCGGCGCAGCTGCTCCACCCCTACGCCGGGCCGGTTGCGCGGTCGGGGCGGCCCCGGGGTCCCTTCCGGCACCCTGTGCGGCTCGGCGGCCGGGCGGCGGCCGGTTCGCGGGGCCGGTCGTCAGGGCGCGGTGCGGGCCGGGAAGGTGAAGGTGTAGCCGTGCGCGGTGAGCCAGGGCAGGTACTGTCCGAGCGCGGCGACGGTCTCGCTGCGGTCTCCGCCGCCGTCGTGGAAGAGGACCGTCGGCCGCACGGGCAGGGCGCCCTCCACCGTGGAGACGATGGCGGGCAGGCCGGGCCGGCTCCAGTCCTTGGGGTCCACGCTCCAGCCCAGCGGCCGCATGCCGTTCGCGGCGGCGATGGCACGGCTGTCGGGGGTGAAGGCGCCGCCCGGCGCCCGGTAGTAGTCGACGGCGACGCCCGGCACCGCGTTCTCGATCATGGCCTTGGCATCGAGGATCTGCCGGCGCTGGTAGGCCACGGATTTGTGGTCCATCGTGACGTCGTGGTCGACCGAGTGGTCGCACAGCCGGTGTCCCGCGGCGGCGACCTCGCGGACGAGTTCCGGGTGGGCGCGCGCACTGGTTCCGATCATGCAGAACGTGGCCTTGACCTTGTTCTGTTCCAGCACCTTGAGGACCCGCGGGGTCCAGCGGGGGTCCGGGCCGTCGTCGATCGTGATCGCGATGGCGCGCCCGGCGCCCTGGGCGAGCCGCGAGATGCCGAGCGGGACGGGAGCCGCGGCGGGCGCCGCCCCGCCGGGCGCGGCCGCGGCTTCGTCGCGTGCGGCGGGGCGGTCGGTCGCGGCGAGGGCCGGCGCGCCGCCGACGGCGACGAGAGCCAGTGCGGCCGCTGCCGCCGCCCTGACGCGTGTCCGCCGTCGCCGGGTCCCGGCGGTGCTGGTGCTGCTCATGAATGCGGTGTTCCCTTGCGCTCGGCCCCCTGGTTCCACGGTGCCGGTCCAGGCTAGGGAGGCCGTGGCGGGATCTCTTCCCCCGTTCGGCCGATATGCGGGCGCCCGGGGCCGCGACCGGTCCGGGTCGGGGACACGGGCACGGGCGGGCCGCGCTTCAGATGGTCGTCGGCGGGGCGGCGCGGCGGTACTCGGCGTTGATCCGCTGGGCCTCTTCGAGCTGGTCCTCCAGGATGACGATGCGGCACGCGGCTTCGACGGGAGTGCCCTGGTCGACGAGTTCGCGGGCGCGGGCCGCGATGCGCAGCTGGTAGCGCGAGTAGCGGCGGTGGCCGCCCTCGGAGCGCAGCGGGGTGATCAGGCGGGCCTCGCCGATGGCCCGCAGGAAACCGGGGGTGGTGCCGAGCATCTCGGCCGCCCGGCCCATCGTGTAGGCGGGGTAGTCGTCGTCGTCGAGCCGGCTGAGCGGGTCGTCTACGGTCATCGCACCTCTCTGTGGAACGCGCCGAGGGCCCTGGCGCCGAACGGCACCAAGGCCCCGAGGAACTTCTCACGCCGTCGGTGCGAGGGCGCACGCCACTCGCCTCCACACCTGGCTAGCCGAAACCATAGCCCTCCGACCGTCACATGTCTATCACGACCGCGATAGATTTCCGCATGTTCGATGGTGAAGTAATCAGGTTCGAACGGGTCGGAACCACCCGACCGACGGCGCGCGACGGACGCCACGGGGCCACCACCCGCTCCACGACTCCCCCCGAAGGTCCGGCTCGCCCGCCATCGCCCTTACGAGCCGCAGCACGTGCGCCCTCACGCTTCGCACGCGCGCCGGTAGAGAAACCGTGGCCAGGCGGGTGTCTAATCTCTACTCCAGCCAAGGTAGATTTCTACCTGCTGGAGGGCGAGGAAATCAGCAGCGGCCTCCG
Above is a window of Streptomyces subrutilus DNA encoding:
- a CDS encoding acyl-CoA synthetase; translated protein: MLTALTGAHGDRPDAVTVAGRTSSYEDLLGAARAVAADIGGARAVAVSATPSLETVAAVVGALLAGVPCVPVPPDAGPAEREHILRDSGATPIEADFARRGDHGTTEPAAPGDPALILYTSGTTGPPKGVVLSSAALTADLDALADAWQWTAADTLVHGLPLFHVHGLVLGVLGALRTGSRLVHTGRPTPEAYAAAGGSLYFGVPTVWSRIAAEPQAAAALSGARLLVSGSAALPAPVFRDLHALSGHRPVERYGMTETLITLSGRAGAEVRPGTVGTPLPGIRTRIAAEPGADIGELQLTGPTLFSAYLGRPEATAAAHTEDGWFRTGDIAAADADGVHRIVGRASLDMIKSGGYRIGAGEVENALLDHPRVREAAVVGVPDPDLGQRIVAFVVADGVTGSELTDFVAAHLSVHKRPREVRFITAVPRNAMGKPQKKRLLTDEFEERT
- a CDS encoding polysaccharide deacetylase family protein; translated protein: MSSTSTAGTRRRRTRVRAAAAAALALVAVGGAPALAATDRPAARDEAAAAPGGAAPAAAPVPLGISRLAQGAGRAIAITIDDGPDPRWTPRVLKVLEQNKVKATFCMIGTSARAHPELVREVAAAGHRLCDHSVDHDVTMDHKSVAYQRRQILDAKAMIENAVPGVAVDYYRAPGGAFTPDSRAIAAANGMRPLGWSVDPKDWSRPGLPAIVSTVEGALPVRPTVLFHDGGGDRSETVAALGQYLPWLTAHGYTFTFPARTAP
- a CDS encoding MerR family transcriptional regulator; translated protein: MTVDDPLSRLDDDDYPAYTMGRAAEMLGTTPGFLRAIGEARLITPLRSEGGHRRYSRYQLRIAARARELVDQGTPVEAACRIVILEDQLEEAQRINAEYRRAAPPTTI